The sequence CAAGTGTTCGGTCATCACTCGATTGACGCCGTTCGTACTCCATCGCTAAATAACGGCTGAATACAATCGTTGTATGGCTAATCAGTTGATCGAAGGAACGACCTTGAAACTCGGTTCCCAGTTTCAAATAACTTTTGGTGACTTTGAAAAAGGTCTCTATACTCCAGCGCATGCCGTAGATTCGTACGATTTCAGCTGCATCTAGCGTCACATCTGTACTTAAAATCGCGAGCCATTCTCGTTTTTTATTTCGGTTGCGCACAAAAACAAGTTTCACGGGTAGACCGCAGGTCGTCTGTACGATGACAGAGCCTTTAATGTCTTTGGCATTCGATTTGGGAAGGCTTTGAAAGACTTCACGCAGCGTCATTCGTGTTCCTTGAACCAGATAGTGTTGTTTCATTTCCTTGACCATGCCAATCACACCAAGGCCTTTGCCGGTGAGCTGACGAAGGAGTGGAACTTGGGTAAACCAGCTATCCATAAGCACATAGTCGGCAGTGAATCCCGCTTTCAAAGCCCGTTCCAGCAAGGCGACAACGGCATCCGGCTTCCGAGAAAAAGCCTCCATTCGACGTTTGTACCCGGCGCTGCGTTTCGAGAGATTCGAAGCCATTTCGCAAATACGATTGGCCAGCTTGGCCGAAGAAAGCATGACAAAGTCAAGCGGAGCGAAGCTAAACCCGTCCGACCAGCCTAACGTTAACAGGGTGTAGCCTTTAATGAATTTGCCCGTGGAATGGTCAAATACTCGTGCCAGTAACTCTGCTTTTTTACTACGGTTTCGGCTCAACACGGAATCGTCAACGATGAATACTCGTACACGCGAAGATGAAATAAGCGATTCGAAATAGAGCACAATGCGAAGACTTAAGGTCTGCAAGAAGCGCCGCCAAGCAAAAGAAGCTTGATTTAAAAACCGATAGATAACATCTTTGCCTGGAAGATCTGCTCCACGGTCACTCTCTAGGAGTCGAAACCAGTTCTTACCTTCGAAGACTAAAGAGAAAACGATTTGAAAAACCGCGAGACTCGAAAGACCAAAGGATTTGGAAATACCTGCGTGTCGTAAGGTTTTCCCGATATGGAGAGTGACAAAAAGTTTGGAAAAGCGAGACTGTTCAGACAGGGAATGTTGTTGTAACATAGGGTTACGCACCTTTCTTGTTGGCATGGTTGATTCGACACTTCCATGATACCAAACAAGTAAGGTGTTTTTTGTCAATAGCAACAAAAGTATTGAATTCTTCTTACGCCCTCAAGGGTTTAAGACAATATTCCAGGTGCGAAAGTTGAGTTATTAATTATGACCATGAGAAAGTAGATATTAATGAGCTCCATAACTACCTTCTTCAGATGTTTTCTAATGAAAAGGACATATATAGTTACAATATTTAATTTTAGATACCTTGACTAGCTTCATGCCGGTTAGCGCATCTATGTCCTACATGTAATGCTGAAATGAAAGTGAAGTCATTTTCCGGGCAAAAAAGAGATTGGGATATTGATCATACTCCGGCATGGACAAATAGGAAATTCCCATCCAATATTACAAGAAAGAAGTTATAAATAATTACCAAAAAAGTAGTAGATTAAAATGTCTGGCTTGTAATCAAAAAGGAAATAGGAGGGATTGAGTTTTTGTGGAAAAATATACTGAATTCTTGGAAGATCATTTAGGCAAGATTGAATATGGTTGGAGTGAAGATAGCACAGGTAATGAAATGCCATTTCAAGTAGTAAAGTATAGTGATGGACCCTTTACTGGTTCTGTAACTTATTCAACCTTAGGATTGAGTAACGAGAAGTTAGTATCTTCCGTTTCAAAAAAGCAGATTAGGCAAGAGTTAATATTTGTTTCATATTCAACTTTTGGGGATGAGAATATACCTGGCATTCTCCAACAAGTGGGGTTAGAGGCAATGAAAATAATAATGCCTATTTAAGAGGAGATGTTATAGGGCCATATGGGACATTATTTGAAGGCTCAGAATTAGAAGCATTATATGTTACAATGCCAGTTTATTTCCCAGATTCATTTCATACATTTGATGGTGTTGGTGATGTATCGATAATTCAAGCGTGGCTAATACCAATTACATTTAATGAAGCGAATTTTATAAAGCAAAATGGATGGGAAGAGTTCGAGGATATGCTAGTGAATGTAGATCCTGATTTAATTAATTTTAAACGTGCAAGTTTCATTACTTAAGAGAGCTAAAATTTCATTAACCTTGATTGGCTTTATGCTTTTCAAACTTACCCCATGTAATACCGCTACAAGAATTTTTTGATTTCCTTTGTACGTACGTAAATGCTTGATGAGTATAAACTAATTAACGCTAAAGCGTTACACGAAACAGGTAGATTATGGTCAGACAGCACCATGATTAACCTGTTTTTTGTTATCTTCGCTTTCTTGCGTTTTTTCAAATTCAAAGTACACGGAAACTCACACTCAACTACTAAACCTACTGTAGGATATTCTATTAAAGACAAGAATAGCGGTGGGGGTGCTGAAGTATGGTGAAATCACAAGATGAGAAAAACGATATACACAGAAATGGTATAACTTAACAAAAGTGATTACTAAATACTGGGAGGTAGGGAAATGAAGTTTTTCATATCAATATATTCAGGTAAGGCAACATTGTAAGGACAGCCACCTTGCCCTCTAATATAGTCCGGAATTCGTTAAAAAATTTCGATTGGGTACTGAACATGGAAGGAGTAGAAGTTTCGATTGACCGCATTGTAATGTAAGCTCAAATCGCCGCATGAAACTATGGCTGGGTTGCATCGGCGTGACGGCGACCTTCACCTATTATAAGAATGGGTTGCGCAAGTCGATGACGGATGAGACCGGCACGACACAGTACCAGTGCAACCGGGATTCCACGCTGCGTAAAGTGACGTATCCGGACAGCAAGAAGGTACTCTACGAATATAACGAATCCGGCACACGTAAGAGCATGACCGACCCTTTTGGAGCGATCACGCTGTACCTGTATGACAATGATGACCGCATGACGAAGGTCTCTTTGAAAGAAAGCAGTACCGGCGCTGAAGCTACGCAAGCCCAATATACGTATACCGGCAGCGTGCTGGATACCATCACCTATGGCAATGGCCTAATTACCCAATATTTATATGAAGATGGGTTTGGTCGTCTGACAGGCATGAAACATCTGAAAGGCAGCACGATCCTGAACCAGTACAGCTATACCTATGATAACAACGGGAATATTACAGAGCGGACCTCCAACGGCCAAACGGTAACTTTCGGCTATGATGAGTTGGACCGGATCATCGCCAGCAGCGAAGCCAATGAACAGTATAGCTATGATGTCCAGGGTAACCGGACGGTGCAATTGTCGACGGCTTCGAGCCTGCACACCGACACGATGGATTATACCTATGATCAGGCCAACCCGTTGAAATCGGGCACTCGCAACGGAGTCGTCACCACCTATAAATACGACGGCGATGGCTTGATGCGGGAGAAGAACAACGGTAGCACCACCCGCTTCTACTACGACGGGGAGAATATTATCGCCGAAGGCAGTATTTCTGGCAGTGCGGTTAGCTTCAAGGCCCGGTATGTGCGGGGCTATCAGCTGATCAGCATGAAAAATCAATGGGGTACGGTAGGCTATTATCTGGAGAACGGTCACGGTGACGTCGTGAACCTGTACAAACAGGATCAGACGCTCTTGAACACCTACGACTATGACCTTTGGGGAAATCCTAAGGTCACCGAGGAGGCAGACCAGTACAGTAATCCTTTCCGCTACGCTGGTGAATATTGGGATACAAACACGGGCTTGCAGAACCTGCGAGCCAGATGGTACGATCCAAGCATTGGGCGCTTCATCACCGAAGATACATGGGAAGGACGAATTAACCATCCGGACAGCCAGAATCCGTATGTTTATGTGGTGAATAATCCGCTTAGATATGTGGACCCGAGTGGATTGAAAGCACAAGCATTTTTTAGTATAGAAGCTAGTGCTGATTTTTTTGCAGGTATTGGCGTAGAACTGAAAATTGATTCTGACGGAAAATTAACTTTCGGGGCAGAAGTAAGGCTTTCTGGAAATATAGGAGCAGAGGTCTCAGCTGGAATAGGGGGAACTTATAGTAAGGGGGATACTTCCAACAAATCGGGAAACTTTAATGGTGACACTGAAGTAGACGTAGGTGGTGGGAATTCTGCGGGATTGTCAGGGACTTTTAATGATTTTAATAATTATGAGATTTCAGGAGAGCTAAGAACAGGAATAGGTACACCTGGAACTAAAAACAGTTCATCTAACATGTCTAGGAATTATGAAAGTGTACTTTATGATTTTTGATGAGTTTTCTTTTTTAGAAAGTAGGAGGCAAATGTGAAGAATAAAAAAGTATATTTGATTGTGGGAATAGTGATTATTGGCATTATACTATTTATTTTTATCAGTCATAAATGGGACGGTATTGTGAACAAAGAGATTAACAATAAAATAGAATCTATTGGAGGGCAGGTTGAAAATATTGAGAAAATTGATGTGAGTAAAACGCCATTTAAGAAAGACAATGTGGGGGGATATATTTCGAAATCACATACGAACATCAAGGGAAACATAAAATAGCATATTATCGTAGACATAACTCATTAAATATTGAAAGTATTCCTTCAAAAGGAGCGCCCGTAGAATGGATTATTGAAGAATAGTAGGGTCATTGTCAATCCGCATCATGTACACAAAAGCAAAGAACTGGAAGACAATTCACCGACGAAAAACGACTATAAGGATGCAAAAGTCATTGTCGATTTGGTGCGAAACGGGGAGTACAGCGAACCGTAATTGCCGACGAACATCTATGCGGATTTGCGGATTCTCATGAATCTTCGCGTGAAGATCATGGTGAACCTCGGGCAGGTGCAAAGACGGATGCAGAACTGGCAGGAAGACAAAGGAAGCACGAAGCAGCCGCAGGAAACTAATCTATAAGGGCAACAACTCTGTAAAGGAGCAAGAAACGGCATCCACCTCTTGAGAGGCCGAACGAAGGATTGTAAGGGCAAAGACCCCGCGTGACATGTAAGGGTAAGCCGTCAAGAGACAGGTGTGGATATCCAAGATGCGATCATAGAACGTATCCGTGGGTTGGGGATCAATCCCCAACCTCTATTCCCGCCATCAGCTCTGTCAGAAAATAATGTCATCCTTACATGACTTCTCCAGCTCTCCAGCTCTCAATCTGTCAATGGATGAAAACTTGAGAACGAGTGAGCAAACAAGAGAAAATATTAATTTATAGTGGGAGGTGATTATATTGAAGACATTTGGAAGAGGAATGTTATATTCTATTATCCTGATAGTGATTTTACTTGTTATTTCTTTTCTTATAGGTGATGTTATAACTTTGCCTTGGTATGTGTTTATACCTCTAGTTTTTTTAGTTTGGGGGCTAGCCTTTTATCAATCTAAAAAAGAGAAGGGGAACATGACTGATAAATAGTAACAATTCTTAGCAAAAAATACAGGAATATAGGACTCGTGATTATTCACAGTCCTATTTTTTATATTTACACATCCAATTGACTAATATTAACTGCATGTTACCAAGAAAAGAAGATATGTGGAATTCCACTTCCATAAATCATCGTTAATGCTCCTAAAATAACTCCTGCGACTCTAGCAAAACGCTAGAAATTCTTGAATTTGGAGTCGTATGATCTAATTTCGCTCTTCTTCCAGTATATCTCTCATAGAGTATGATCTTCTTGCCAAAAATAAAGAAAACAGACTGAATTGATATTCCAATAAATCTAACAGCCTAATCAAGCAGAGACCATTCACTCATATAAGCACGCTCCTCTATACAGTCGATATGTAATTGACTTAGAAACTTCGGGGGAAGAACGGAGTAGCAGCAAGAATGGGTTGCGCAAGTCGATGACGGACGAGACCGGCACGACACAGTACCAGTACAACCGGGATTCCACACTGCGGAAAGTGACGTATCCGGACAGCAAAACGGTACTCTACGAATATAACGAATCTGGCACGCGTAAGAGCATGACCGACCCGTTTGGAGCGATCACGCTATACCTGTATGATAATGATGACCGCCTGACGAAGGTGTCTTTGAAAGAAAGCAGCACCGGTGCTGAAGCAACGCAAGCCCAATATACGTATACCGGCAGCGTGCTGGATACCATCACCTATGGCAATGGCCTAATTACCCAGTATGCCTATGAAGACGGGTTTGGTCGTCTGACGGGCATGAAACATCTGAAAGGCAGCACGATCCTGAACCAGTACAGCTATACCTATGATAACAACGGGAATATTACAGAGCGGACCTCCAACTGTCAAACTGTAACTTTCGGCTATGATGAGTTGGACCGGATCATCGCCAGCAGCGAAGCCAATGAACAGTATAGCTATGATGTGAAGGGCAACCGGACGGTACAATTGTCGACGGCTTCGAGCCTACACACCGACACGATGGATTATACCTATGATCAGGCCAACCCGTTGAAATCGGTCACTCGCAACGGTGTCGTCACTGCCTACAAATACGACGGCGATGGCTTGATGCGGGAGAAGAACAACGGCAGCACCACCCGTTTTTATTATGACGGGGAAAATATCATCGCCGAAGGCAGCATTTCTGGCAGTACGGTTAGCTTTAAAGCCAGATATGTGCGGGGCTATCAGCTGATCAGCATGAAAAATCAGTGGGGGACGGTAGGTTATTATCTAGAGAATGGTCACGGTGACGTTGTGAACCTGTACAAACAGGATCAGACGCTTTTGAACACCTACGACTATGACCTTTGGGGAAATCCTAAGGTCACCGAAGAGGCAGACCAGTACAGTAATCCGTTCCGCTACGCCGGTGAATATTGGGATACTAACACGGGCTTGCAGAACCTACGAGCCAGATGGTACGATCCAAGCATCGGGCGATTCATCACCGAAGATACGTGGGAAGGACGGATTAACCATCCGGACAGCCAGAATCCGTATGTTTATGTGGTGAATAATCCGCTTAGGTATGTGGACCCGAGTGGAAATTATTATTGGAGTGTGGCAGGAGCCATTGCTGGTGCAATAGGTAACGCTGGTTATCAATCTATTAAAGCAATATTAGCAGGAGACGATATATTAGCAGCAGCAGCAGCAGGAGGGCTGGTTGAAGGAGCAATAACTGGAGGGTTTGCAACGTCAGGAGTGCCTATTTTAATGGCTGCTTCCGGTGCTGTGGGAAGTGCGGTTGGAAATGCTGTTGAACAACTTGTGGCTAACGATGAACCTTTTAGTATTAGGGAGACTTTACTTGAAGGTTTTAAAGGGGGAGGAACTAACTTTGGAAATCCTACTAACAATGCTATCTCGTATGGAATAGATGCGATAGAAGTTGTTTTAGAAAGACTCTCAGACTAAAAAGTATAGATTACTAAATCAATTCACATGTTAGATCCTGGTTAAAGAACACTTGAATTTTCCAGGCTCTAATGTTAACCTTTGTCTAAAAGCGGGGCGATAATTTGCTTTATTTCTTTGACATCATTTCTCCAGTTGGAACTATTGCGATGGTAATTATAATTACTAGATATTTAGTTAAGAAAGCCGGTGAGGATGTGTCTGTCAGCTTAAGTAAATACACATTCCCATTATCATTTAGGACTCAAAAATGGTTATATGTGTGTGGTTGTTTTATTGTTTTAGTGGGGATGTCGGTGATCATAAAAGGATGGATTGAAGGAAATAATATTGGAATATGGATTGGTTTTGTTTTTATCTTTCTTAGTATTTTAGCAATGCTCTATCTCTTTAGAAGAGAGTATATACTTACTGAAAATAAGTTGATTATAAAGTCTCTTTTTAAAATAAAAGAAATAGATATGGATCAGATCAATAAATTGGAGTTAGTAAATCAGCATATTTATATCTATCTTGATAAGAAGACAAGAGTGGAGCTTGACCCCTTTGTAAGCGATATGTCTCTATTATTAAGTTTGATTAAAAAGTTGACTTTCCAATACGGTAAGAGGAGGATTTGAATTATGTCCATAAAAACCCAAGCAATGATTATTGGTTTATTTACAGGAATTGGCATTCCTGCTTTAGTTTGGTTATTATTTGACGAATGGTCCGTAAGCAGGAAGATTATTTATACTATTTTTGGTGTTGCTGTAGGTTTTGTTTCACATTACATGGCAATGCATACGAAAAGCGATAGAAAATAATTACATGAAGATAGGAAAGGCTCTTCAGAATAACCCATTCTGAACCAG comes from Paenibacillus sp. 19GGS1-52 and encodes:
- a CDS encoding transposase — translated: MLQQHSLSEQSRFSKLFVTLHIGKTLRHAGISKSFGLSSLAVFQIVFSLVFEGKNWFRLLESDRGADLPGKDVIYRFLNQASFAWRRFLQTLSLRIVLYFESLISSSRVRVFIVDDSVLSRNRSKKAELLARVFDHSTGKFIKGYTLLTLGWSDGFSFAPLDFVMLSSAKLANRICEMASNLSKRSAGYKRRMEAFSRKPDAVVALLERALKAGFTADYVLMDSWFTQVPLLRQLTGKGLGVIGMVKEMKQHYLVQGTRMTLREVFQSLPKSNAKDIKGSVIVQTTCGLPVKLVFVRNRNKKREWLAILSTDVTLDAAEIVRIYGMRWSIETFFKVTKSYLKLGTEFQGRSFDQLISHTTIVFSRYLAMEYERRQSSDDRTLGGLFFLFADEVRDLDYQTALQQLMNLFLEMSQANTKKNKTSVFCQLEEWISSLPSYIKGLFRDLSCES
- a CDS encoding RHS repeat-associated core domain-containing protein → MKLWLGCIGVTATFTYYKNGLRKSMTDETGTTQYQCNRDSTLRKVTYPDSKKVLYEYNESGTRKSMTDPFGAITLYLYDNDDRMTKVSLKESSTGAEATQAQYTYTGSVLDTITYGNGLITQYLYEDGFGRLTGMKHLKGSTILNQYSYTYDNNGNITERTSNGQTVTFGYDELDRIIASSEANEQYSYDVQGNRTVQLSTASSLHTDTMDYTYDQANPLKSGTRNGVVTTYKYDGDGLMREKNNGSTTRFYYDGENIIAEGSISGSAVSFKARYVRGYQLISMKNQWGTVGYYLENGHGDVVNLYKQDQTLLNTYDYDLWGNPKVTEEADQYSNPFRYAGEYWDTNTGLQNLRARWYDPSIGRFITEDTWEGRINHPDSQNPYVYVVNNPLRYVDPSGLKAQAFFSIEASADFFAGIGVELKIDSDGKLTFGAEVRLSGNIGAEVSAGIGGTYSKGDTSNKSGNFNGDTEVDVGGGNSAGLSGTFNDFNNYEISGELRTGIGTPGTKNSSSNMSRNYESVLYDF
- a CDS encoding RHS repeat-associated core domain-containing protein, with the translated sequence MTDETGTTQYQYNRDSTLRKVTYPDSKTVLYEYNESGTRKSMTDPFGAITLYLYDNDDRLTKVSLKESSTGAEATQAQYTYTGSVLDTITYGNGLITQYAYEDGFGRLTGMKHLKGSTILNQYSYTYDNNGNITERTSNCQTVTFGYDELDRIIASSEANEQYSYDVKGNRTVQLSTASSLHTDTMDYTYDQANPLKSVTRNGVVTAYKYDGDGLMREKNNGSTTRFYYDGENIIAEGSISGSTVSFKARYVRGYQLISMKNQWGTVGYYLENGHGDVVNLYKQDQTLLNTYDYDLWGNPKVTEEADQYSNPFRYAGEYWDTNTGLQNLRARWYDPSIGRFITEDTWEGRINHPDSQNPYVYVVNNPLRYVDPSGNYYWSVAGAIAGAIGNAGYQSIKAILAGDDILAAAAAGGLVEGAITGGFATSGVPILMAASGAVGSAVGNAVEQLVANDEPFSIRETLLEGFKGGGTNFGNPTNNAISYGIDAIEVVLERLSD
- a CDS encoding EbsA family protein, which codes for MLYFFDIISPVGTIAMVIIITRYLVKKAGEDVSVSLSKYTFPLSFRTQKWLYVCGCFIVLVGMSVIIKGWIEGNNIGIWIGFVFIFLSILAMLYLFRREYILTENKLIIKSLFKIKEIDMDQINKLELVNQHIYIYLDKKTRVELDPFVSDMSLLLSLIKKLTFQYGKRRI